Below is a window of Thermofilum sp. DNA.
AATCGATATCGGTGACTAGGCTCTCAACCCCAAAGCTAGAGATGGGTGCGCCTACGCGGCTCCGCCGTTCCCTCTCTTCTGGCGTGAAAGCGCGCCACTCCGCTCCTAGGTCTATTTCTCTTTCACTCATCACGTAGCCGCACTCCGCGCAGATTACCTCTCCCCGGCTCGGATCGTACACAAGCTTTGTGCTGCCGCAATGCGGGCACTTCAGCTCAGCAGCCGCCTCCTCGGGAGGCTCCTCTTGCTTATCCTCCCTTAAGTATCTAAACACTTCTACCACCCCGAAACCTATTTAAACGCTACCCTAAGGCTACGTGAAGTTACCTTATAAACATTTCGCTTTTAGGGAAGTTAACGCAGCCTTAAAGAAGCTTTCGCCACGAGGTAAACCTTCACTCCCAACTCTCTAGCTCTCTTGCGCATTTTGCGGTCAGCCGTTACGAGTATCTTTCCTTCCGCGCGCGCAGCTTCGATAACGATATCGTCGACCGGCCCCTCTGAAAAACCAGGGTCAACGATAGAGATCATCTTCCCCCACTTCTCAAGCATTTGATTAATTACCGCGAGCGCTACTGCAGCTTTTACAGCTCGGGAGCCTTTACCCTTTTCTGCCAAGAACTTTATCTCTTGGAGAACCGGTGCTGGGATTATGATCCTGCAGACAGGAACTTGGGCCTGAAGCGTTAGATCGACAATATCTACCTTCCTATCCACTGCGAATAGTATGCTGCTCGTGTCGAGAACAGCCTCGTAACACTTCGGCATTGTTCAATCAAACCGTGAAAATCACGTCGAGGAGTATCTTTCAAGTTTTTGCCGAAGCAGAAGCACGCGCACCTCACGATGTCCTAGCGATAAGATAGGAATGGTATACATGTTATCAATGGTGAAAGTTTATTTTCTAAACTAATATGCAGTGCATCGAGCCGGATGAGTGAGCCGGGAAGATCTCCCAAGAGGCGTGTCATCATACTGGGCGCTGGGGGGAGGGATTTTCACAATTTTAATGTTCTTTTTCGCAGCAACCCTGAGTACGAGGTTGTAGCTTTTGCGGCCACTCAGATCCCCAACATAGATAACCGGCTATATCCCCCGGAGCTTGCGGGCCCCCTGTACCCCAATGGTATACCGATTATCTCGCTGAGCAAAATGGAGGAGATTATCAAAAAGAATCTCGTAGATGAGGTTTTACTATCGTACAGCGATATAACGTGCGAGGAGCTTGCAGAGATTGTGAACAAAGTAGTCTCGATGGGGGCGGACTTCGTCGTGCCCTCGCCGAGGAGAACTATGCTCAAGTCCAGTAAGCCTGTGATCGCGATTACTGCTTCGCGGACGGGGGCCGGGAAGAGCACCGTCTCGCGTTACGTGGCACGGATCCTTAGAGAGCTAGGAGTGCGCTACGTGATCGTCAGGCATCCTATGCCTTACGGAGATCTCAGCAAGTCCGTGGTTCAAAGGTTTGCCAGCTACGAAGATGTGGATAAGTACAACTGTACGATTGAGGAGAGAGAAGAGTACGAGCCGCATATAGCTGAGGGTAGCGTAGTTTACGCTGGTGTTGATTACGAGAGAGTACTACGGGAAGCTGAGAGAGAAGGCGATGTGATCATTTGGGATGGAGGTAACAACGATGTACCGTTCTTCTGGCCTGACCTTCACATCACTGTCGTGGATCCTACTAGACCTAAGGACGTTTTAACCTCTTTCCCTGGTGCCGTGAACGTAACGTCAGCAGATGTCATAGTGATCAACAAGGTTAATCTTGCTCCTCGCGAGCATGTAAAGCACGTTCTCCAGACAGTCAGGTCCGTGAACCCCCGAGCAGAGGTGATAGAGGCTGAGTCAGTACTGCGAGTAGACAAGCCCGAACTGGTGCGTGGTAAGAGAGTCGTTGTCGTAGAGGATGCTCCCACCGTTACACACGGCTCGCTAAGCCATGCAGCAGGCTATCAGGCAGCAATCGAGTATGGCGCAAGCGAGATAGTTGATCCAAGAGCTTACGCTGTTGGTAGCTTGAAAGAGGTTTACGATAAGTACCCATGGCTTGGGCGCGTTGTTCCGGCACTCGGCTACGGGGAGACGCAAATGAGAGATCTCGAGGAAACGCTGAACCGTGTTGATGCCCACACGATAATTCTCGGTACTCCCGCGGACATATCCCGCGTACTGAAGCTCAACAAACCTGTAGTGAAGGTATTCTTCGAGCTGAGGGAGACGGAGGGCAAGAGGCTCCGCAAGATAATCGAAGAATTCGCTAAGCGCGCCCTAGCGGTTTACAGCAAGTGAGCCCGAACCCCAGTTAGGTATAAGTTACCGCTTTTTGGGAAAGATCGGCGGAGTGTCGGGGTGTGCCTCAAGAGGGTAAACTGCTAGTACTCTGCGTCGACAGGGATAACGATATAGGCACGACGCTAGGTGTGCAAACCCCCATACTAGGAGAGGAGGCTTTGACGAGAGTAGCTATAGAGTTCGCGCTCCGAAGGCCTGAAGACTCGGATGCGAATGCCATCTTCGCGGCTCTTCAAACGCTTCGCGACTTACGGAGAATGGGTTACGCTGACCGCTGCGAAGTTGCTCTACTTGCCGGCACAGAGGAGGAGGGTGTTCAGGCCGACATGAAAATCCTGCAAGAGCTAGACGAAGTTCTGCGTAATGGAGAGTTCACGGGCGCGATACTCGTGTCGGATGGCCCCACGGACGAGGTCGTGGCCCCTCTGATACAGTCGAGAATTCCTCTCATCTCGATACGTAGGGTGGTCGTCCAGCAGTCAAGGGGGGTAGAAGAGACTTTTGTTCTTCTGGTGAATTACGTGAAGAAACTCTTCCTAGAGGAGAAGTACAGGAAGTACTCAATGGGGCTTACAGGGGCATTTCTAGCAATCTACACGATTCTCTCGGCTGTGCTACCCCAGTTTGCTTGGACTCTCGTTCTCGCTTCTCTCGGAGGCTTTATGTTCGTAAAGGGGTACGGGATTGATAAGAGGGTTGCCCAGATCTACCAATCAGGGTCTGTGAGATTTATCGCATTCGTGCTCGCGCTGCTAATCTCTGTACTCGGCTTTCTCCAAGGTTTTGCGAGAGTTCTACAGCTTCAGAGAATGGACGCAGGAGCTATAGCAGCTTTTGCGCTAGCACCCGTAGGAGGTCAGCTGATAGCAGTGGATTTATTCGTAATCGGTGCGACGCTGTTCCTCGTCGGAGGGATGCTGGAAGAGCTGATTGCGGGGAGAGTTTTGAGAATCTCGCAAGCGCTGTTCGTAACCGCTGTGCTTCTGTCCAGGCAAATAGTTGTCGAGATGGCTAAGTATCTTGCTGGAGGGGGTAGCATTCAGGGTGTTCTCACCTGGTCATTCGTAGAGTTGGCAGTGGTCGTTATCGCGGTATCAGTAATGTACATGGAAGCTGAGCGCTCTAAGTAGAGAGCATCATGGAGCGGTACTATCTTCTGCTAAGCCAGTGTGCAGGAAATTGTGGGACGGCCGAGGCTCTACATGTTTTGGGTAAAGTTTGTGGATTTCGAGTGGAAGTCGCCGGGCAGGGCGTAATTAGCATCGTAAGCAAGAACTCTGAGAATATAGTGAGATGTTCATCCAAACTCGTGTGCGCACGATGCATCGTAAAGGAGGTTTATCGTGCTAGTCTGAGTGAGGGATGGGACATAGCTCTGGGGGCCGCCGCGGAGGTTCTGAGCAGAGAGTTAGCTATGCGCGCATCTAAGGAACGGGTCGGAGTGGACGTGGAGGTGAGCGATGTCGCGCTTAGGCTTAGTGCCGCTGAGAGAGCACTAGTGGCGGAGAAGCTGATCAGCATGCTGCGTGCTCGGGATAACCGACTAGTAACGCTGAGAAGCACACCCGACTTTCACATATGGGTTGGTATTCTAAGCGACTACCTGTCTTTTGGAGTAATCCTGCAAAAGTTCAGAGGAGATCGGTATAGAAGTAGAGAGCCTCACAGGAGAGTCTACAGAAGACCTTTTGCCCTGGTTCCTCAAGTAGCGCGCCTCATTCTTAATTTCTCGCTTAATCCCTTGCACGGCCCCTTCCTCGATGCATTCTGCGGAACGGGTGCAACGCTGATCGAAGCAGCGCTCGAGGGGTTCTACGGGGTTGGGGTCGACCTCGACTACGAGAACATTAGAGGCGCGCGCCGCAATTCTCTACAGCACGGTGTTTACCACCTTATCGATCTAATCATTAGTGATGCCGCGCACCTCCCCTTTAGGAGAGATGTGTTTGCGCTAGCAGCCTTTGACCCTCCTTACGGTCGGGCTGCATCGTGTAAGGGAAAGCAGCCCCACCTGCTGCTCACAGAAGCACTGGAGCGGGTACTGGCTTCTCTAAAGCCGGGGGCTCGCGCGGCTTTCCTCTCTCCCGGGAGCGAGGAGTACTCAGCCGTCGCCGAGTCCGCTGAAAGGGTATGCTCGATCTACGTTCACTCCTCTCTCGTGAGAGTCCTGTGGGTGATAGAGAAGAGCTTTGCGAAAAACCAGCAGGCTGAACTTCTATGAGCTGTGATAAAGTAACGATTTTCTTTTGGGGCACGGGATCTACGAGGCCCGCTAAGGACAGGGACCCCTCCTGCATACTTGTGAGAGCTTGCGCCGAGGTCTACATTCTGGACTGCGGTGAAGGCTGTCAGAGAGCTTTTGAGGAATTTGGAGTAGGGTACAACGAGCGGCTAACGATTATAGTTTCGCACCTCCACGGGGATCACGTTCTTGGTTTGCTACCTCTCCTGCAAACACTAAGCTTAGCTGGCAGAAGTAAGCCGGTTCGTGTGGTCGGGCCTCTCGGGCTTTGGAGAATTTTATCGAGGCGAGATTTCGCGGTTAATTTTCCTCTTCACGTTACCGAGCTGGCTACGGAAAGCGGCGAGTTGAGCCTTACAGGTAGTACTCAGAGTGCTAACCTGGTTTACACGAGAGCACTCCACGTGCCCTTATCGTACTCTTTCGTGATCCGTTTCCCTCAAAGGATACACCTCTCTGCCGAAAGGCTTGAGAGGGAAGGCGTCCCCCCAAAATTACGAAGTATTTTAATTAAGAAAGGGATTGTCCATTATGGAGATAAAATTTTTAAACTTGATAATTTTATAGAAAGCATTGATCCCGGTCTCGTTATCGCGTATAGTGGAGACACTTTGCCTAACGCGCTTTTCGCGGCAAAGTGCAGGAAAGCAGACGTGCTTATCCACGAAGCAACGCTAGCTGGCGAGGCTTCGGGTTTGGGCGAAGCACTCCACTCGACAGCTAGCGAGGCAGCGGAAATAGCCCTCAAGGCGCGCGTGAAGCTGTTGGTTATAACTCACTTTAGCCCCCGCTACAGAGATTTGGAGGAACTCGCGCGTGAAGCTAAGAGAATCTTTCCGCGTGTGATTGTGGCGAGAAAGGGGTTATCGTTGACCGTGTGGTTTCATACACCAAGGGTAATTCAAGTCTCGAGCCAGCTTTCTTTCCATCAACAGGGATCAGTCTCTTCGGCTACGGGCACGCCTTGAGCCGTTCGCGGCGCTAGCCAGTTCATGAATTTCTCAGGGTTGCACCCCTCGAGATGTACTGTCACGGTGATCGCTCCGAGAGGGCTTTCGCCGAACTCATATGCACAGAAGCTGACCTTTCCTGTGTATGCTGCCTGCTTGTTAAGATAGAACCTTACCACCCCACCGCTGTATCCTTTCTCCAAGTATGTTCTGGCAGCGTCCAGCGTGCGTTGTGTTCTCAGTAAGGAGCGCAGCTTTTCGAGCGGTTTAAAAGAGTCGCTTGTGCACTCGAGGATGAAGCTATCTTCTTCAGGAGCTTTAACTTCACGGCATTTCATGAGATCCATATGAAGGACATTCGCTATCGCCTTGAGAACGCGTTCTTTGTCCTCTGTCAGGAAGACTGGGACGCGGATTTCAACCACGGGCATCGGAGCTGTACACACCGATTACCTTTTCAAGTATACTTTTCGCTTCCACGAATAGATCCTCAGGCCGCTTCTCGTGGTTAACTAGAATGATGTCGGCGAGCGCTATTACCGAGCCAAGCCCGAGAGCTAGCTCTCTTTCATCACGAGTTTTAAACTCCTCCCACGATTTGGGATCGTCTTTCCTTCCCCGCGCGAGTAAGCGCTGATACCTGACGTTGGGAGGCGAGTGCACCGCGATGGTAAGACACCTTCTCGAGTGTCTTCTGAAGTATTCAACCTCCTCTGGCGACCTTACTCCTTCGACCAGAACGGGGCCTCCGTGCTCCTCGCTGCATGCTATGTGAAGCGCAGCTCTAGCTACGATGTCGCGACCGTGAAGCTCTCTGATCTTCTGTGAAATATAACCTAGAACTTCATCAGAGGGAGGTTTCGAGTTTTCTGCTGCGATCTCGCGTATAATATCTCCCATTCTCACGATCCTTAACCCGAGAGTCCTTGCGGCCTCGGAGACTATACTTTTTCCTGCACCGGGCATTCCAGCTACGAGAATGACTGTATCCAGCTCACACTCTTCGAACTTCTCAGGGAACCAGTTCATCGGAAGGGAATCAATAATAGGAGGGAAATAAAGGTCATCATTCTATTCTTAATAGTTTTGGAAAGAAAAAGCTTGTGTAGGGGCCGCTAAGCCGCTTTAGTCGAACTCAGATGATTTTTCTTCCTCCTCTTTCTTTTCCTCTTTCTTTTCCTCTTTCTTCTCCTCTAGTCGCGAAGCTGCTACTATGTCGTCTATGCGGAGTATCATCGTTGCGGCTTCGGTAGCGATCTTTAGTGCGTGCTCTTTAACGATGGCTGGCTCGAACACTCCAAGGGACAGCATGTCGGCTACGCCGCCCTCGAACACGTCGACGCCGTAGGTCCACTTCGCTGGATCCTCGTGAGCAGCCCTGAGGTCAGCCATGATATCTATGGGGTCGAGGCCCGCGTTCTCGGCCAGGGTTCTTGGTATCCCTTCTACTGCGTTGGCGAACGCCTCTACAGCGAGCTGCTCTCTGCCACCGATTTCGGTTGCGAATTTCCTCAGTTCCTTGGCAACTTCAGCCTCGATTGCACCACCACCTGGCACTATGTACGGTCTTCTCAGAACATCCGCCACGGCATAGAGTGCATCCTTGAGGGAGCGCTCAGCCTCGTCCACAGCTCGCTCGAAACCGCCTCTGACGAGGATGGTGACGCTCTTGGGGTTGGGGCACCCTTCTACGAAGACCATTTTCTCGTCTGCAACCTTCCTCTCCTCTACTAGCTTCGCGAAGCCAAGCGCCTCCGGCGAAATATCCTCCACTCTCGTCAAAATCTTCGCACCAGTCGCCCTCGCCAACTTCTCCATATCACTCTTCTTCACCCTCCTCACAGCCAAAATCCCAGCCTTCGCCAAGTAGTACTGAGCCACATCATCAATACCCTTCTGGCAGAACACCACAGTAGCACCAGCCTCCTTAATCCTCTCAACCATATCTCTCAGTATCTTCTCTTCCTCCTCCAGGAACTTCTGCATCTGCTCAGGTGTAGAGATCCTGATCTCGGCGTCGATCTCCGTTTTCTCGATCTCCAGCGGGGCGTCAAGCAGAGCAATCTTCGCGTTCTCAACACGCTTAGGCAT
It encodes the following:
- a CDS encoding PIN domain-containing protein: MPKCYEAVLDTSSILFAVDRKVDIVDLTLQAQVPVCRIIIPAPVLQEIKFLAEKGKGSRAVKAAVALAVINQMLEKWGKMISIVDPGFSEGPVDDIVIEAARAEGKILVTADRKMRKRARELGVKVYLVAKASLRLR
- a CDS encoding cyclic 2,3-diphosphoglycerate synthase; the encoded protein is MSEPGRSPKRRVIILGAGGRDFHNFNVLFRSNPEYEVVAFAATQIPNIDNRLYPPELAGPLYPNGIPIISLSKMEEIIKKNLVDEVLLSYSDITCEELAEIVNKVVSMGADFVVPSPRRTMLKSSKPVIAITASRTGAGKSTVSRYVARILRELGVRYVIVRHPMPYGDLSKSVVQRFASYEDVDKYNCTIEEREEYEPHIAEGSVVYAGVDYERVLREAEREGDVIIWDGGNNDVPFFWPDLHITVVDPTRPKDVLTSFPGAVNVTSADVIVINKVNLAPREHVKHVLQTVRSVNPRAEVIEAESVLRVDKPELVRGKRVVVVEDAPTVTHGSLSHAAGYQAAIEYGASEIVDPRAYAVGSLKEVYDKYPWLGRVVPALGYGETQMRDLEETLNRVDAHTIILGTPADISRVLKLNKPVVKVFFELRETEGKRLRKIIEEFAKRALAVYSK
- a CDS encoding DUF373 family protein, whose amino-acid sequence is MPQEGKLLVLCVDRDNDIGTTLGVQTPILGEEALTRVAIEFALRRPEDSDANAIFAALQTLRDLRRMGYADRCEVALLAGTEEEGVQADMKILQELDEVLRNGEFTGAILVSDGPTDEVVAPLIQSRIPLISIRRVVVQQSRGVEETFVLLVNYVKKLFLEEKYRKYSMGLTGAFLAIYTILSAVLPQFAWTLVLASLGGFMFVKGYGIDKRVAQIYQSGSVRFIAFVLALLISVLGFLQGFARVLQLQRMDAGAIAAFALAPVGGQLIAVDLFVIGATLFLVGGMLEELIAGRVLRISQALFVTAVLLSRQIVVEMAKYLAGGGSIQGVLTWSFVELAVVVIAVSVMYMEAERSK
- a CDS encoding MBL fold metallo-hydrolase — its product is MSCDKVTIFFWGTGSTRPAKDRDPSCILVRACAEVYILDCGEGCQRAFEEFGVGYNERLTIIVSHLHGDHVLGLLPLLQTLSLAGRSKPVRVVGPLGLWRILSRRDFAVNFPLHVTELATESGELSLTGSTQSANLVYTRALHVPLSYSFVIRFPQRIHLSAERLEREGVPPKLRSILIKKGIVHYGDKIFKLDNFIESIDPGLVIAYSGDTLPNALFAAKCRKADVLIHEATLAGEASGLGEALHSTASEAAEIALKARVKLLVITHFSPRYRDLEELAREAKRIFPRVIVARKGLSLTVWFHTPRVIQVSSQLSFHQQGSVSSATGTP
- a CDS encoding RNA-binding domain-containing protein: MPVVEIRVPVFLTEDKERVLKAIANVLHMDLMKCREVKAPEEDSFILECTSDSFKPLEKLRSLLRTQRTLDAARTYLEKGYSGGVVRFYLNKQAAYTGKVSFCAYEFGESPLGAITVTVHLEGCNPEKFMNWLAPRTAQGVPVAEETDPC
- a CDS encoding AAA family ATPase; this translates as MNWFPEKFEECELDTVILVAGMPGAGKSIVSEAARTLGLRIVRMGDIIREIAAENSKPPSDEVLGYISQKIRELHGRDIVARAALHIACSEEHGGPVLVEGVRSPEEVEYFRRHSRRCLTIAVHSPPNVRYQRLLARGRKDDPKSWEEFKTRDERELALGLGSVIALADIILVNHEKRPEDLFVEAKSILEKVIGVYSSDARG
- the thsB gene encoding thermosome subunit beta, translated to MAAVGQIGGVPVLILKEGTSRQTGREALQLNLMVARAIAETIKTTLGPKGMDKMLIDTLGDITISNDGATILDEMDVQHPIAKLMVEVAKAQDKEVGDGTTTAVVLTGELLKEAEKLLDKNIHPTVIASGYKKALEKALESIKAKAVKVDLDDYEALKKVAMTAMRSKTVAALRDYFADIAVKAVKQVAEKVDGEIKVDIDNIQIIKKKGGSFLDTQLIYGIIVDKEVVHPAMPKRVENAKIALLDAPLEIEKTEIDAEIRISTPEQMQKFLEEEEKILRDMVERIKEAGATVVFCQKGIDDVAQYYLAKAGILAVRRVKKSDMEKLARATGAKILTRVEDISPEALGFAKLVEERKVADEKMVFVEGCPNPKSVTILVRGGFERAVDEAERSLKDALYAVADVLRRPYIVPGGGAIEAEVAKELRKFATEIGGREQLAVEAFANAVEGIPRTLAENAGLDPIDIMADLRAAHEDPAKWTYGVDVFEGGVADMLSLGVFEPAIVKEHALKIATEAATMILRIDDIVAASRLEEKKEEKKEEKKEEEEKSSEFD